Proteins encoded by one window of Dendropsophus ebraccatus isolate aDenEbr1 chromosome 4, aDenEbr1.pat, whole genome shotgun sequence:
- the HSDL1 gene encoding inactive hydroxysteroid dehydrogenase-like protein 1 isoform X2 — protein sequence MAAVDSFNLLYREVARSCHNHLEVLAVVGALYTARKGLCILYDCCSLLRLHVSPCLLSKKNHVQQYGAWAVVTGASNSIGKAYAEELAKCGLNIILICSKRDQLHSVSEAISRTYGVNTNFIDVDFSQGQEVYPSIKEALRNIDVGILVNNAGVFDDYPQRVVEIPEDKVWDYINVNIAAAVMMAHIVLPGMIEKKRGAIVNVIPRSRGKSDSQAAASKAYLETFSRQLGSEVSSSGIFVQCLTPLRLGSTATSAYGILPIFAPPPDVYTRHAVRTLGFSTRTTGYWAHSLQLLVCRWIPGWLCGPIGTFAQL from the exons ATGGCGGCAGTGGACAGCTTTAATCTTCTGTACAGAGAGGTGGCCAGGTCTTGTCACAACCATTTGGAGGTTTTGGCGGTAGTTGGTGCCCTGTACACGGCTCGGAAAGGTCTCTGCATCTTGTATGATTGTTGCAGTCTGCTCAGACTCCATGTTTCACCATGTCTGCTCAGCAAGAAGAACCATGTCCAGCAGTATGGAGCATGGGCAGTGGTGACTG GTGCCTCCAACAGCATAGGCAAGGCATATGCGGAAGAGCTAGCAAAGTGTGGTTTGAATATCATCCTAATCTGCAGCAAGAGAGACCAGCTACACAGTGTTTCAGAGGCCATCTCTAGAACTTATGGAGTTAACACCAACTTCATTGATGTAGATTTCAGCCAGGGTCAAGAGGTGTATCCTTCTATTAAGGAAGCACTGAGGAACATAGATGTTGGTATTCTAGTGAATAATGCTGGAGTGTTTGATGACTATCCACAACGTGTTGTTGAGATTCCAGAAGATAAAGTTTGGGATTACATTAATGTCAACATAGCTGCGGCTGTAATGATGGCTCATATAGTGCTGCCAGGGATGATAGAGAAGAAGCGAGGAGCCATTGTCAATGTCATACCTAGGTCTCGTGGCAAAAGTGACTCTCAAGCTGCTGCCTCTAAG GCTTATTTAGAAACCTTCAGCAGACAACTAGGTTCCGAGGTGTCATCCAGTGGAATATTTGTGCAGTGTTTGACTCCTTTACGCCTAGGAAGCACAGCGACATCCGCTTATGGAATCTTACCAATATTTGCTCCACCTCCGGATGTGTATACTCGCCATGCTGTAAGAACACTGGGATTCTCCACCAGGACCACAGGATATTGGGCACATTCATTACAG CTCCTTGTATGTCGATGGATCCCTGGCTGGTTATGTGGACCAATAGGAACATTTGCCCAGCTGTAA
- the LOC138789661 gene encoding phospholipase A2, minor isoenzyme-like, whose translation MRTWVFLTLLLSVTLVSGHPHPRNLLQFRKIIKCIIPDSRPLNEYNGYGCYCGFGGSGTPVDELDMCCQIHDNCYGQYKSIKNCNIIFDNPYTEFYSYSCTDNTVTCKSDNNPCEMHICECDRNAAICFSKASYNEKYKNLDQDQFCK comes from the exons ATGAGAACCTGGGTGTTCCTGACACTGCTTCTTTCTG TGACTTTGGTCTCAGGTCATCCTCATCCCAGGAATCTACTGCAGttcagaaaaataataaagtgcataATACCAGACAGCCGTCCCCTGAATGAATATAATGGCTATGGATGCTACTGTGGATTTGGAGGCTCTGGTACACCAGTGGATGAGCTTGACAT GTGCTGTCAGATTCATGATAACTGCTATGgacaatacaaatcaattaaaaaCTGTAATATAATATTTGACAACCCTTACACAGAGTTCTATTCTTACAGCTGTACTGATAACACAGTGACCTGCAAAA GTGACAATAACCCCTGTGAGATGCACATATGTGAGTGTGACAGAAATGCTGCTATTTGCTTCTCTAAAGCCTCCTATAACGAAAAGTACAAGAACCTGGATCAGGACCAGTTCTGTAAATAA
- the HSDL1 gene encoding inactive hydroxysteroid dehydrogenase-like protein 1 isoform X1 yields the protein MAAVDSFNLLYREVARSCHNHLEVLAVVGALYTARKGLCILYDCCSLLRLHVSPCLLSKKNHVQQYGAWAVVTGASNSIGKAYAEELAKCGLNIILICSKRDQLHSVSEAISRTYGVNTNFIDVDFSQGQEVYPSIKEALRNIDVGILVNNAGVFDDYPQRVVEIPEDKVWDYINVNIAAAVMMAHIVLPGMIEKKRGAIVNVIPRSRGKSDSQAAASKAYLETFSRQLGSEVSSSGIFVQCLTPLRLGSTATSAYGILPIFAPPPDVYTRHAVRTLGFSTRTTGYWAHSLQGQHVRVSGSGGEQERLGVVATTATRDQDK from the exons ATGGCGGCAGTGGACAGCTTTAATCTTCTGTACAGAGAGGTGGCCAGGTCTTGTCACAACCATTTGGAGGTTTTGGCGGTAGTTGGTGCCCTGTACACGGCTCGGAAAGGTCTCTGCATCTTGTATGATTGTTGCAGTCTGCTCAGACTCCATGTTTCACCATGTCTGCTCAGCAAGAAGAACCATGTCCAGCAGTATGGAGCATGGGCAGTGGTGACTG GTGCCTCCAACAGCATAGGCAAGGCATATGCGGAAGAGCTAGCAAAGTGTGGTTTGAATATCATCCTAATCTGCAGCAAGAGAGACCAGCTACACAGTGTTTCAGAGGCCATCTCTAGAACTTATGGAGTTAACACCAACTTCATTGATGTAGATTTCAGCCAGGGTCAAGAGGTGTATCCTTCTATTAAGGAAGCACTGAGGAACATAGATGTTGGTATTCTAGTGAATAATGCTGGAGTGTTTGATGACTATCCACAACGTGTTGTTGAGATTCCAGAAGATAAAGTTTGGGATTACATTAATGTCAACATAGCTGCGGCTGTAATGATGGCTCATATAGTGCTGCCAGGGATGATAGAGAAGAAGCGAGGAGCCATTGTCAATGTCATACCTAGGTCTCGTGGCAAAAGTGACTCTCAAGCTGCTGCCTCTAAG GCTTATTTAGAAACCTTCAGCAGACAACTAGGTTCCGAGGTGTCATCCAGTGGAATATTTGTGCAGTGTTTGACTCCTTTACGCCTAGGAAGCACAGCGACATCCGCTTATGGAATCTTACCAATATTTGCTCCACCTCCGGATGTGTATACTCGCCATGCTGTAAGAACACTGGGATTCTCCACCAGGACCACAGGATATTGGGCACATTCATTACAG GGTCAACATGTTAGAGTAAGTGGGAGCGGAGGTGAGCAGGAGAGACTGGGAGTCGTTGCAACGACAGCTACAAGGGATCAAGACAAGtga